CTCCAACCACGACATCGAGCTGATCGTCGACCAGCGCACGGGCCGGGTGATCTACGCCCAGACCGGCCCCCGCCGCACCCTGCGCGCCCCCGGTCACGCCTACGACGCGGTCCTCCTCCTGGACGCCGACAAGCTCGCGTTCACCACGGCCACGCAGAAGGAACAGGTGAAACTGGCGAAGCAGGAGAGCGGCCAACTGCGCCTGGTGGGGCAGGCGTTGCCGATCGGTGCCGCTGTGGCCGGATTCGTCCTCGCCGTGGCGGGCGGCGTTTTGGTACTACGCGGCCGCCGACGCCCCGAATCACCCGCTTCGGCCGAGTATCCACCCACGATGTGACGTGACGTCAGTTCTAATAACCCCGGAAATTGTCATGCGGGTGAGTAGCCGTCAGGAACGCCGGGGCGAAAACTGTCCAACCCACCCCGGCACAGCCCACCCACAGACACGGACACAGAACTCCGTACCGCGCCCCACCCCGTCCCGTCCCATCCCGCACCGACCCCGGGGAGTTACGCCGCAGTTCCGCGCCCTGATCCGCCAACGTTCCGCACCCTGAGACGAGTTGGAGCACCCATGCCCCAGCACGTGCCCTACTCTCTGCGCGCCCCGTTCCCCCCGGTCGCGCAGTACCCCCGGCGCCGGTGCCGCAACCGCGCCGGATCGTCTTCCTCGCCCACCGGGACCTCGACAATCCCCAGGCCGGTGGTTCCGAACTCCTCGTGGACAGACTCGCCGACGGGCTGACCCGACTCGGCCACCAGGTCACCCTGTTGTGCGGCGGCCCCGCCGCCTACCGCGACTATCGCGTGGTGTCGGCGGGCGGTGCGTACGGTCATTTCCTGCGCGCCCGTTCCGCCTTCGCCCAACAGATCGGTGACTGCGACCTGTTGGTCGAGGTGTGCAACGGGATGCCGTACTTCGCGCCGGTGTGGCATCGCGGGCCGACGCTGTGTCTGGTCAACCATGTCCACACGGATCTGTGGAAGATGCGGTTCGGCGGGCCGATGGCACCGGCGGCGCGGATCGGGCGAAGACTCGAACACTGGGCGCTGACCGGGGCGCAGCATCGTGGGCTGTTGGTCGCGGTGTCTCCCTCGACGGCGGACGCGTTGCGCGGGATCGGGGTCGAGCGGGACCGGATCCGGGTTGTCCACAACGGAGTTGAGGAACCTGGGCCTCGTTCCGCGCGTTCCGTCGAGCCGCTGTTCGTGGCGGTGGGGCGGCTCGTCGAGTACAAGCGGATCGATCTGTTGCTGCGGTTGTGGGAGCGGGTGCGGCCCGTTGTCGGCGGGCGGCTGCTGATCGTCGGGGACGGGCCTGAGCGGGAGCGGCTTGAGCAACTCGCCGGGCCCGGTGTGGAGTTCACCGGGCATGTCTCTGAGGCTCGGAAGCATGAACTGCTGTGTGCGGCCTGGTTGTTGCTGCATCCCTCCGCGCTTGAGGGGTGGGGGTTGGTGGTGACTGAGGCTGCGGCTCGGGAGACTCCGGCGATCGCGTTTGATGTGCCGGGGTTGCGGGACTCGGTTGTTGACGGGGAGACGGGTGTGTTGGCTCGGGGGGAGTCCTCGTTTGCTGCGGCGTGGTGTGCGCTTGCGCTGTCCGCGCGTCGCCGTGAGGTGATGGGTAAGGCCGCGTGTGATCGTGCGGGGCGATATCGGTGGGATCGGACGGTCAGACAGTTTCGGTCGGTGGCCGGTGAGGCGGTGAAGGGCTGGGGGTCGTGAGTTGGCTGCGGGAGCGTGGGGGCTGGGCGCGCCCCGCGGCGGAGCCGCATATCGATACAGCCCCGCGCCCCTTAAAGGCGGCACCTCACCGGCAATTCAAGGACCCGTCTCTCTCGCGCTCCCTTGCCCTCTTCCGTGTCTTTCTGCATGAGCAGGGTGACCCGGAAGCCTGTTACTCGCTGCTCGCCCGTGATGCTGTCGATCAGGTCGAGGCCTATGACGGGGCCGTTGCCGGGCGCACAGTCGTGGATGTCGGTGGTGGGAGCGGGTATTTCACCGAGGAGTTTCGGCGGCGTGGCGCTCATGCCTACCTCTTCGAGCCGGACGTACGGGAGTTGGGGGAGAAAGCGCCCGACGGGACCGTCATCGCGGACGGGTATTTGTTGCCCCTGTCCGACGGGGTCGCGGATGTGACGTTCTCCTCCAACGTCCTTGAGCATGTGGCCGATCCGGAGACGTTTCTCAGTGAGCTGGCTCGGGTGACGCGGCCC
The nucleotide sequence above comes from Streptomyces sp. N50. Encoded proteins:
- a CDS encoding class I SAM-dependent methyltransferase, producing the protein MDTAPRPLKAAPHRQFKDPSLSRSLALFRVFLHEQGDPEACYSLLARDAVDQVEAYDGAVAGRTVVDVGGGSGYFTEEFRRRGAHAYLFEPDVRELGEKAPDGTVIADGYLLPLSDGVADVTFSSNVLEHVADPETFLSELARVTRPGGLIYVSFTNWLSPWGGHEWAPWHYLGAERARARYRRRTGKPAKHTLGENLFAVHIGATLRQVRARDDVMVVAARSRYWPFLDRAVVKVPGIRELATWNLLLILRRCPP